One genomic window of Mucilaginibacter sp. SJ includes the following:
- the moeB gene encoding HesA/MoeB/ThiF family protein, which translates to MLEREELKRYNRQMILPELGLHGQEKLKAARVLMIGAGGLGCPVLQYLVAAGVGTIGIVDDDVVDISNLHRQILYAAADIGRPKALTAKQKLNQLNPFVDLITYTERITLANAQQLIIGFDVVIDGSDNFTTRYLVNDTCAALGKPLVFGSIFKFEGQVSVFNHRGGPGYRDLFSEAPPENEAPNCAEIGVIGVLPGIIGTYMANEAIKLICGIGELLSGKLFTLNALDNSISIFKISAATPSPPVNTSLSVENDRVVNEIDADTFKKWHAETPDEIYLVDVRETYEFDDENIGGINIPLYELEEHANIFPSGKKLVFICQTGQRSKIAAQQIRSFSGIAAFSLKGGINAFNF; encoded by the coding sequence ATGCTGGAACGCGAAGAACTGAAAAGATACAACCGGCAAATGATATTGCCCGAGCTGGGCCTGCACGGACAAGAAAAACTAAAAGCCGCCCGGGTGTTAATGATAGGGGCCGGCGGCTTAGGTTGCCCGGTTTTGCAATACCTGGTTGCAGCCGGAGTGGGCACCATTGGTATTGTAGATGATGACGTGGTTGATATCAGCAACCTGCACCGGCAAATATTATATGCTGCCGCTGATATTGGCCGGCCAAAGGCTTTGACAGCCAAACAAAAACTAAATCAGCTTAATCCTTTTGTAGACCTGATAACATATACCGAAAGGATTACCCTTGCCAACGCCCAACAACTGATAATCGGTTTTGATGTGGTGATAGATGGCTCCGATAACTTTACAACCCGCTACCTGGTGAATGATACTTGCGCCGCCCTTGGCAAACCGCTGGTATTTGGCTCAATATTTAAATTTGAGGGACAGGTATCGGTGTTTAATCATCGGGGCGGCCCCGGCTATCGTGACCTGTTTTCCGAAGCGCCGCCAGAAAATGAAGCGCCCAACTGTGCCGAAATTGGTGTTATCGGCGTATTACCCGGTATAATAGGTACTTATATGGCCAACGAAGCCATTAAGTTGATTTGCGGTATTGGGGAACTATTATCTGGCAAACTGTTCACCCTGAATGCGCTTGACAACAGCATCAGTATTTTCAAAATTTCTGCCGCAACACCTTCCCCCCCGGTTAACACATCTCTGTCGGTTGAAAATGATAGGGTTGTAAATGAAATCGATGCCGACACCTTCAAAAAATGGCACGCGGAAACACCCGACGAAATTTACCTGGTTGATGTGCGTGAAACCTATGAATTTGACGATGAAAATATAGGAGGAATAAATATCCCGCTTTATGAGCTGGAAGAACACGCTAATATTTTTCCAAGCGGTAAAAAGCTGGTATTTATTTGCCAAACCGGGCAACGCAGTAAAATAGCGGCTCAGCAAATCAGGTCTTTTTCGGGAATAGCGGCCTTTAGTTTAAAAGGGGGCATTAACGCCTTTAATTTTTAA
- a CDS encoding thiamine phosphate synthase, which yields MELIVISAPDTVPDEAQIINRLFGAGLQRFHLRKPGWDLDQCTNLITRIDQAYHHAVVCHQHHGLAKVFEMHYLHYPEKDRIKSDQLKLNIQLKEGYRLSTSIHDVSDTSSLKHFEYTFLSPVFNSISKPGYQSMLPAGFCLDSNKSGPKIIALGGVDVSNLTLLKKMNFDGAAVLGAIWQDPKQAVSNFISIKKQTEQLNP from the coding sequence ATGGAATTGATCGTGATATCGGCCCCGGATACTGTGCCGGATGAAGCACAAATAATCAACCGCTTGTTCGGGGCCGGTTTACAGCGTTTCCACCTGCGCAAACCAGGTTGGGATCTCGATCAATGTACCAATCTGATTACTCGGATTGACCAGGCCTATCATCATGCGGTAGTTTGTCATCAGCATCATGGGCTGGCTAAAGTTTTTGAGATGCACTATTTACATTATCCCGAAAAGGATCGTATCAAAAGCGACCAACTGAAGTTAAACATTCAGCTTAAAGAGGGCTACCGGTTGAGTACTTCGATACATGATGTTAGCGACACATCTTCACTAAAACATTTTGAGTACACGTTTTTAAGCCCGGTGTTCAATAGCATATCCAAACCGGGTTATCAAAGCATGCTGCCTGCCGGTTTTTGTTTAGACAGTAATAAGTCCGGACCAAAAATAATAGCGCTTGGCGGCGTGGATGTATCTAATTTAACCCTACTAAAAAAGATGAATTTTGACGGAGCGGCGGTTTTAGGTGCTATCTGGCAAGATCCCAAGCAGGCTGTTTCCAATTTTATAAGCATTAAAAAACAAACCGAACAATTAAATCCATGA
- the thiH gene encoding 2-iminoacetate synthase ThiH, translating to MSSFNDIFETYNWDDTKASIYAKTSADVERALAADKRTLEDFKALVSPAAAPYLEQMAQISQRLTLKRFGKVLQMYAPLYLSNECSNICTYCGFSYDNKVKRKTLSPMEIMQEVAVIKEMGYEHVLLVTGEDNVNVHVDYFKKALELIRPHFAHISMEVQPMDLEDYQQLTPYGLNTVLVYQETYHKEDYKKHHPKGKKSNFKYRVETPDRLGQAGIHKMGLGVLIGLEDWRTDCFFTAMHLNYLEKKYWQTKYSLSFPRLRPFSGGLEPKVEMNDRELVQLICAYRLFNEEVELSISTRESANFRNNIIKLGITSISAGSKTNPGGYTVEPESLEQFEISDERSPAEIAEIIAKQGYEAVWKDWDSCLT from the coding sequence ATGAGTAGTTTTAACGATATTTTTGAAACCTATAACTGGGATGATACCAAGGCCAGTATCTACGCCAAAACCAGCGCGGATGTTGAACGCGCCCTGGCCGCTGATAAACGAACATTGGAAGATTTTAAGGCCCTGGTATCACCTGCTGCAGCCCCCTACCTGGAGCAAATGGCGCAGATCAGCCAGCGCCTGACCCTGAAACGTTTTGGTAAGGTGCTGCAGATGTACGCGCCGCTTTATCTATCCAACGAATGCAGTAATATCTGTACTTATTGCGGCTTTAGTTACGACAACAAGGTAAAACGCAAAACGCTTTCGCCAATGGAAATTATGCAGGAAGTGGCCGTTATTAAAGAGATGGGCTACGAGCATGTATTACTGGTAACGGGCGAGGACAACGTGAATGTGCATGTTGATTATTTTAAAAAAGCGCTCGAATTGATCAGGCCTCATTTTGCCCATATCTCGATGGAGGTGCAACCGATGGACCTGGAAGACTATCAGCAGCTAACGCCTTATGGCCTTAACACCGTGCTGGTATACCAGGAAACTTATCATAAAGAGGATTACAAAAAACACCACCCCAAAGGCAAAAAATCAAACTTTAAATACAGGGTGGAAACGCCTGACAGGTTGGGCCAGGCCGGGATCCATAAAATGGGACTGGGCGTTTTAATTGGTTTGGAAGACTGGCGCACCGATTGTTTTTTCACCGCGATGCACCTTAACTACCTCGAAAAAAAATACTGGCAAACTAAATACAGCCTTTCGTTCCCGAGGTTGAGACCTTTTAGCGGCGGCCTTGAGCCAAAGGTGGAGATGAATGACCGCGAACTGGTACAACTGATCTGCGCTTATCGTTTGTTTAACGAGGAGGTTGAACTCTCGATATCCACCCGCGAATCTGCCAACTTCCGCAATAATATCATCAAGTTGGGTATTACCTCTATAAGCGCCGGTTCAAAAACCAATCCGGGCGGGTACACGGTAGAGCCTGAGTCGCTGGAGCAGTTCGAAATTTCCGACGAGCGCAGTCCTGCGGAAATCGCAGAGATAATTGCTAAACAGGGCTATGAAGCGGTTTGGAAAGATTGGGATAGCTGTTTAACCTAA
- a CDS encoding carboxymuconolactone decarboxylase family protein, which yields MEQRVNLFGKGQNALKSLFQTGAYLKHSTIEIPLQELVFFRVSQMNGCAYCLDMHSKDARAHGETEQRLYGISAWRETPYFTDRERAALGWAEAVTKCDVPDSVYERVKPHFTEEELIDLTLAVTTINTWNRFNLSFPQIAGSYQVGQFG from the coding sequence ATGGAACAAAGAGTTAATCTATTTGGCAAAGGGCAAAACGCCCTGAAATCCCTGTTTCAGACGGGAGCTTATTTAAAACACTCAACAATAGAAATACCTCTGCAAGAATTGGTATTCTTTAGGGTATCTCAAATGAACGGTTGTGCATACTGCCTGGATATGCACTCCAAAGATGCCCGTGCACATGGCGAAACCGAGCAAAGGCTTTACGGTATCAGCGCATGGCGTGAGACACCTTATTTTACCGACCGTGAACGTGCAGCCCTGGGCTGGGCCGAGGCCGTAACTAAATGCGACGTGCCCGACAGCGTTTACGAACGTGTAAAACCTCATTTTACCGAAGAAGAACTGATTGATCTCACACTTGCAGTTACAACTATTAACACCTGGAACAGGTTCAACCTTTCTTTCCCCCAAATTGCAGGCAGCTATCAGGTTGGTCAGTTTGGTTGA
- a CDS encoding thiamine phosphate synthase codes for MIDKLHYISQQPQNGTHAGAIKAALDAGCKWVQLRVKDQPEDIILHYAIEAVKLCDGYGARLIVNDHPEIAKKAGAHGLHLGLQDMPIQQARQIVGPDMIIGGTANTFAHVKQRVAEGADYIGLGPYRFTTTKQKLSPILGLDGYRDIMDQMRLANMSIPVIAIGGIVPADIPLIIQSGVYGAALSGAITHATNARQVVSELYHHLNQPSFNEA; via the coding sequence ATGATTGATAAACTGCATTATATCTCTCAACAGCCGCAAAACGGTACACATGCCGGCGCTATCAAAGCCGCTTTGGATGCCGGTTGTAAATGGGTACAGCTAAGGGTTAAAGATCAACCGGAAGATATCATTCTGCATTATGCCATCGAGGCCGTTAAACTTTGTGACGGATACGGCGCCAGATTAATAGTGAACGACCATCCTGAAATTGCAAAAAAGGCGGGTGCCCATGGGCTGCACCTGGGTTTACAGGATATGCCCATACAACAGGCCCGTCAGATTGTTGGCCCTGATATGATCATCGGTGGTACGGCCAATACATTTGCGCATGTAAAACAGCGCGTTGCCGAGGGCGCCGACTATATCGGCCTTGGCCCTTACCGTTTTACAACTACCAAACAAAAGCTGAGCCCTATTCTGGGGCTGGACGGTTATCGGGATATCATGGATCAGATGCGTCTTGCAAATATGAGTATCCCGGTAATCGCTATCGGCGGCATTGTGCCGGCCGATATACCGCTGATCATACAAAGCGGCGTATACGGTGCTGCGCTGTCCGGCGCAATCACCCACGCTACCAACGCCAGGCAAGTGGTTTCGGAATTATACCATCATTTAAATCAACCTTCGTTTAACGAAGCTTAA
- the thiD gene encoding bifunctional hydroxymethylpyrimidine kinase/phosphomethylpyrimidine kinase, with amino-acid sequence MMQYYQYCSVLTIAGSDSGGGAGIQADLKTFAALGCYGTSAITAITAQNTLGVTDIHVVRPAMVQNQISAVMSDIRPLAVKIGMLPNAETVQAVTDALKKYEPLPIILDPVISSSSGKQLANNEALFAMKELLFPMVTLLTPNLNETAQLIGKYAGNVDDMINAAEALLDLGSQGVLVKGGHLDGAELYNVYADRQGVRKTFAYPFINSLNTHGTGCTLASAIASHIARGQSLTEAIALAGNYVNIAIKEGQNVKTGEGSGPLNHFFKPRKLAKLNF; translated from the coding sequence ATGATGCAGTATTATCAATATTGTTCGGTATTAACCATCGCCGGCTCCGATAGCGGCGGCGGTGCGGGCATTCAGGCCGATCTGAAGACCTTTGCCGCCCTGGGTTGTTACGGCACCTCAGCCATTACTGCCATTACCGCGCAAAATACCCTGGGGGTAACTGATATTCACGTCGTACGGCCGGCAATGGTGCAAAATCAAATCAGCGCGGTAATGAGCGATATCCGGCCTTTGGCTGTAAAAATCGGGATGCTGCCAAATGCGGAAACTGTGCAGGCGGTGACCGATGCTTTAAAAAAATACGAACCGCTACCCATCATCCTCGACCCAGTTATCAGCTCAAGCAGCGGAAAACAACTGGCAAATAACGAAGCATTGTTTGCCATGAAGGAGCTGCTTTTTCCAATGGTAACCCTGCTCACGCCAAACCTGAATGAAACAGCTCAACTAATAGGCAAATATGCTGGTAATGTTGATGATATGATAAACGCGGCAGAAGCGTTGTTAGATTTAGGTAGCCAGGGCGTTCTTGTAAAAGGCGGGCACTTAGATGGGGCTGAACTCTACAACGTATATGCTGATCGGCAAGGTGTAAGAAAAACTTTTGCCTATCCTTTTATAAATTCCTTAAATACACACGGAACGGGTTGTACACTGGCTTCGGCTATCGCATCTCACATAGCACGAGGGCAATCTCTAACCGAAGCTATTGCTTTGGCCGGGAACTACGTTAATATAGCCATCAAAGAAGGACAGAATGTAAAAACCGGCGAGGGATCCGGCCCTTTGAATCATTTTTTCAAACCCCGTAAGTTGGCGAAGCTCAATTTCTAA
- a CDS encoding thiazole synthase translates to MLTIADKTFQSRLFTGTGKFNSPVMMEEALLASGSELVTVALKRVDVKNNDNDDLLLRLKYPHINLLPNTSGVRNAKEAVFAAQLAREALETNWIKLEIHPDPKYLMPDPIETLKATEELAKLGFTVLPYIHADPVLCKRLEEAGTAAVMPLGSPIGSNKGLKTIDFLEIIISQSRVPVIVDAGIGAPSDAAKALEIGADAVLVNTAIAVSSNPVQMAEAFKLAVEAGRMAFEAKLAQPVSHAMASSPLTSFLDE, encoded by the coding sequence ATGTTAACCATCGCTGATAAAACTTTTCAGTCGCGCTTATTTACAGGCACCGGCAAATTTAACTCGCCTGTCATGATGGAGGAGGCTTTGCTGGCCTCAGGCTCTGAACTGGTAACCGTAGCCCTGAAGCGTGTTGATGTAAAAAACAACGACAACGACGATCTGTTGCTGCGTTTAAAATATCCGCATATTAACCTGCTGCCTAATACCTCAGGTGTACGGAACGCTAAGGAGGCTGTGTTTGCCGCCCAGCTTGCCCGCGAGGCGCTGGAAACCAACTGGATAAAGTTGGAGATCCATCCAGACCCCAAATACCTGATGCCAGACCCTATAGAAACCCTAAAAGCTACCGAAGAACTGGCGAAACTGGGTTTTACAGTATTGCCCTATATCCATGCCGACCCCGTATTATGCAAAAGGCTTGAAGAAGCCGGTACCGCGGCCGTGATGCCTTTAGGCTCGCCCATTGGTAGTAATAAAGGACTTAAAACCATCGATTTTTTAGAGATCATCATCAGCCAAAGCCGTGTACCCGTTATTGTTGATGCGGGTATAGGTGCTCCGTCTGATGCAGCCAAAGCGCTTGAGATAGGCGCCGACGCGGTACTGGTAAACACCGCCATCGCGGTATCAAGTAATCCTGTACAAATGGCCGAAGCATTTAAACTGGCCGTTGAAGCCGGCCGGATGGCTTTTGAAGCAAAACTGGCACAACCGGTATCACATGCTATGGCAAGTAGTCCACTAACTTCTTTTTTAGATGAGTAG
- a CDS encoding aminotransferase-like domain-containing protein: protein MLPYHNLIVIDKRNQLPVYRQITNRLISLIKEGLIPPGTFFPGTRQMAEFITVNRKTIINAYEELMTEDWIEPVDRKGYRVTPKLPVIKPRSFQPRNSFSPLDNICSINLALQGVLQPEHRATKSSDIVVNDGFPDPELAPFYEISKVYRDKATSSRIKQLMCLRDQGGLPLLKEATALFLNETRGVNIRKDDLVITRGAQMAIYIAATVLLTKGDHVVVTEPNYLYADQIIENAGARISKIGVDEEGPDLGQLEQILKKSPVKMLYIVPHLHHPTTITMSARRRQHLLQLIEQYGFYVIEDDYGYDFHYTNNPILPLASAPHGGKIIYIGSFTKLLAPSIRVGYMIAAPEIVKKAIDLKRLIDLRGDTFIEFMLAQMIINGDLIRHINRSNKLYARRCDFICDLLTKKLSHAVDFTRPLGGMAIWLRFKQEYPVNKIINDAAHAGLRMIGMSFRLPGNLNDNGIRFGFASLSEEEVSKAVDILTKLTS from the coding sequence ATGCTTCCTTACCATAACCTGATTGTCATCGATAAACGAAACCAACTCCCTGTTTACAGGCAAATTACCAATCGCCTGATCAGCCTTATAAAGGAGGGTTTAATTCCGCCAGGAACATTTTTTCCCGGTACCCGGCAAATGGCCGAATTTATCACCGTTAACCGTAAAACAATTATCAACGCTTACGAAGAGCTGATGACGGAAGATTGGATAGAACCGGTGGATAGGAAGGGCTATAGGGTAACACCCAAACTACCTGTAATTAAACCAAGGTCGTTTCAACCTCGCAACTCTTTTTCGCCTCTGGATAATATTTGCTCAATAAACCTTGCCTTGCAAGGTGTATTGCAACCAGAGCACCGGGCAACCAAAAGTTCGGATATTGTTGTTAACGATGGTTTTCCGGATCCGGAGCTTGCTCCGTTTTATGAGATCAGTAAAGTTTACCGGGATAAGGCCACCAGTTCGAGAATTAAACAGTTGATGTGTTTGAGGGACCAGGGTGGCCTTCCGCTGCTCAAAGAAGCAACCGCTTTATTTTTAAACGAAACCAGGGGGGTAAATATCAGGAAGGACGACCTGGTAATTACGCGCGGCGCGCAAATGGCTATTTACATAGCGGCTACAGTATTACTTACCAAAGGCGATCATGTAGTGGTAACCGAACCTAACTATCTTTATGCCGACCAGATCATTGAAAACGCTGGTGCCCGCATCTCAAAAATAGGAGTTGATGAGGAGGGGCCGGACCTGGGGCAACTGGAGCAGATCCTTAAAAAGTCGCCGGTAAAAATGCTTTATATAGTTCCTCATCTGCATCATCCTACCACCATAACAATGTCGGCCAGGAGAAGGCAGCATTTGCTTCAATTAATTGAACAGTATGGATTTTATGTAATTGAAGATGATTACGGCTACGATTTCCATTACACCAATAATCCTATCCTTCCGTTGGCCAGCGCCCCTCATGGCGGTAAAATAATTTATATAGGATCGTTTACAAAGTTGCTTGCCCCGTCAATAAGGGTAGGTTACATGATAGCTGCGCCCGAAATCGTAAAAAAAGCAATCGATCTAAAACGTTTGATTGATTTGAGAGGGGATACCTTTATTGAATTTATGCTGGCGCAGATGATCATCAACGGCGATCTGATTCGGCATATTAACCGGTCGAACAAGCTATACGCGCGGCGTTGTGATTTTATTTGCGATCTGCTTACCAAAAAATTATCGCATGCTGTTGATTTTACCCGGCCGCTTGGCGGGATGGCTATTTGGCTTAGGTTTAAGCAGGAATATCCTGTAAATAAAATAATTAACGATGCCGCCCATGCCGGGCTTCGTATGATCGGTATGTCGTTCAGGCTTCCTGGTAACCTGAACGATAACGGGATCCGGTTTGGGTTTGCCTCGCTCTCTGAAGAGGAGGTTTCAAAAGCTGTGGATATCCTGACTAAGTTAACTTCTTGA